Proteins co-encoded in one Erinaceus europaeus chromosome 2, mEriEur2.1, whole genome shotgun sequence genomic window:
- the SERTAD1 gene encoding SERTA domain-containing protein 1, with product MMLSKGLKRKREEEQQEETQGLEVNTWWADPGHPSSVAEAPPVVASSSLFDLSVLKLHHSLRQSEPDLRHLVLVVNTLRRIQASMAPAPALPSMPSPPAVPDVADSPLVSSDTGLSDSIASLLEDLSHIEGLSQAPQPLADEGPLGRPVGAASSGMGALDLLSPAAGCLLDDGLEGLFEDIDTSMYDSELWAPASESLKPSPEAEPSKEEAPELDEAELDYLMDVLVGTQALERPPGPGR from the coding sequence ATGATGCTGAGCAAAGGCCTGAAGCGCAAGcgggaggaggagcagcaggaggagacGCAAGGCCTGGAAGTCAACACTTGGTGGGCAGATCCGGGCCACCCCTCTTCAGTCGCTGAGGCCCCACCTGTCGTGGCTTCCAGTTCCCTGTTTGACCTCTCGGTACTCAAGCTCCACCACAGCTTGCGGCAGAGTGAGCCAGACCTTCGGCACCTGGTGCTGGTGGTGAACACGCTTCGGCGCATCCAGGCTTCCATGGCgcctgccccagccctgccctccatGCCCAGCCCACCCGCAGTCCCGGATGTGGCTGACAGCCCTCTAGTCAGCTCAGACACCGGCCTTTCAGACTCCATCGCTAGCCTCCTAGAGGACCTCAGTCACATTGAGGGCCTGAGCCAGGCCCCCCAGCCCCTGGCAGATGAGGGGCCACTTGGACGTCCTGTGGGGGCAGCCTCCTCTGGCATGGGAGCCTTGGACCTGCTAAGCCCCGCTGCTGGCTGCCTGCTGGACGATGGGCTGGAGGGCCTGTTTGAGGACATTGACACCTCCATGTATGACAGTGAACTTTGGGCCCCAGCCTCGGAGAGCCTCAAACCAAGCCCTGAAGCTGAGCCCAGCAAGGAGGAAGCTCCAGAGCTGGACGAGGCTGAGCTAGACTACCTCATGGACGTGCTGGTGGGCACACAGGCACTGGAACGGCCCCCTGGGCCGGGACGCTGA